One region of Deinococcus budaensis genomic DNA includes:
- a CDS encoding helicase-related protein, which produces MTLRRYSARLGRIDQDFLTPRLTGAATYDRISGYFTSSVLHLLQEPFSTVGRIRMVCNSDLNPADVAVAKVAEEQQRRRWHASKPEQHLMQAPPEMRERLRLLHAALVSGQVEIRVLPDKAFGFMHGKAGVITNGTKTAFMGSVNDTANAWSRNYELLWEDPTPDGVTWVQAEFDALWTHDLAVPLAQAVIDDLKRLAGRHELTLDEWRDLLNRDLAGGGHDLKEVTAPLIEAPLYTSETGLWPHQKAFVHQTVLAHSGPFRRARLLLADQVGLGKTLQLAVSAEIIALQGDEPVLIAVPKTLLGQWQAEMWDLLRVPSVRWDSGARAWVDERGLLTRGFRNCPRRIALVSSSWLSYLGEEAHEVFEQDYGLVILDEAHRARMTGTGKKRRPNNLYRAIRRLAGRSRSVLLATATPVQLELLEAHDLLQILAEGAPEVLGGPYSQWNMQVREGLELVVGRQTPPNSFMAIWPWYRSPVAQSRDAHGRLDPDLLDIRRSLGLRDGEYQAASQAYERLTGFELAQITGDFPRWVQEQNPYIRRIVMRTRQKLEEEGQLERIAVDLHGEKEAVPVSDEVARAYEIAEAVCDELGREGGLTGFARTALLRRISSSLEAGYISVSRMLRGESAVEVSEVEEDEEGAAAEPTSGMRAKLEELQWVLGRARTHDPKIRLAIELLDGAPAATRGQPDWRRDGCILFSQYLDTADAVARALSRHFPGIPVGLYTNEVQSGVYQDGVFQSCERQTLKEQVRDGALTLLVGTDAASEGLNLQRLSNLINIDLPWNPTRLEQRKGRIQRIGQKHATVRIYNMRYRGSIEDRVHQRLSERFGDITALFGLIPQVLEDHWVELAKANEQRVKVLLDYVGEAEKTTLLHPFERVNQQVPDLSHWDECTAVLKSAEAGAHLRQGWGTLGGQNRSES; this is translated from the coding sequence ATGACCCTGCGCCGATACAGCGCCCGCCTGGGCCGCATCGACCAGGACTTCCTCACCCCCCGGCTCACCGGGGCGGCCACCTACGACCGCATCTCGGGGTACTTCACGTCGTCGGTGCTGCACCTGCTCCAGGAGCCCTTCAGCACCGTGGGGCGCATCCGCATGGTGTGCAACTCCGACCTGAACCCGGCGGACGTGGCGGTCGCCAAGGTCGCCGAGGAGCAGCAGCGCCGCCGCTGGCACGCGAGCAAGCCTGAGCAGCACCTCATGCAGGCCCCGCCGGAGATGCGGGAGCGGCTGCGACTCCTGCACGCGGCGCTGGTCAGCGGGCAGGTCGAGATCCGGGTGCTTCCCGACAAGGCCTTCGGCTTCATGCACGGGAAGGCCGGAGTCATCACCAACGGGACGAAGACCGCCTTCATGGGCAGTGTCAACGACACCGCCAACGCCTGGAGCCGCAACTACGAGCTGCTGTGGGAAGACCCCACGCCTGACGGGGTAACTTGGGTACAGGCGGAGTTCGATGCCCTCTGGACCCACGACCTCGCGGTGCCGCTCGCCCAAGCCGTGATCGACGACCTCAAGCGTCTCGCCGGGCGGCACGAGCTGACGCTGGACGAATGGCGTGACCTCCTGAACCGCGACCTCGCGGGCGGGGGCCACGACCTGAAGGAGGTCACCGCCCCGCTGATCGAGGCCCCGCTCTACACCAGCGAGACCGGGCTGTGGCCGCACCAGAAGGCCTTCGTCCACCAGACGGTGCTGGCGCACTCCGGGCCTTTCCGGCGGGCGCGGCTGCTGCTGGCCGACCAGGTGGGCCTGGGCAAGACCCTCCAGCTCGCGGTGAGTGCCGAGATCATCGCCTTGCAGGGGGACGAGCCCGTGCTGATCGCGGTGCCCAAGACGCTGCTCGGGCAGTGGCAGGCCGAGATGTGGGATCTGCTGCGCGTGCCCAGCGTCCGGTGGGACAGTGGGGCCCGGGCCTGGGTGGATGAGCGGGGGCTCCTGACCCGGGGCTTCCGGAACTGCCCCCGCCGCATCGCGCTGGTGTCCTCGAGTTGGCTCTCCTACCTCGGAGAAGAGGCCCACGAGGTGTTCGAGCAGGACTACGGCCTGGTGATCCTCGACGAGGCGCACCGGGCGCGGATGACGGGCACCGGTAAGAAGCGCCGCCCGAACAACCTGTACCGGGCCATCCGCCGCCTCGCGGGCCGCAGCCGCAGCGTCTTACTCGCCACGGCGACCCCCGTGCAGCTCGAGCTGCTCGAGGCGCACGACCTCTTGCAGATCCTGGCCGAGGGGGCCCCCGAGGTGCTGGGGGGGCCGTACTCGCAGTGGAACATGCAGGTGCGTGAGGGGCTGGAACTTGTGGTGGGCCGCCAGACCCCGCCGAACAGCTTTATGGCGATCTGGCCCTGGTACCGCTCGCCGGTGGCGCAGAGCCGGGACGCGCACGGCCGCCTCGACCCCGACCTGCTGGACATCCGGCGCAGCCTGGGCCTGCGGGACGGCGAGTACCAGGCCGCGAGCCAGGCCTACGAGCGCCTCACGGGCTTCGAACTCGCGCAGATCACGGGCGACTTCCCCCGGTGGGTTCAGGAGCAGAACCCCTACATCCGGCGCATCGTCATGCGGACGCGCCAGAAGCTGGAGGAAGAGGGGCAGCTCGAGCGCATCGCGGTCGACCTCCACGGGGAGAAGGAGGCCGTGCCGGTGTCGGATGAGGTGGCGCGGGCCTACGAGATCGCCGAGGCGGTGTGTGACGAGCTGGGCCGGGAGGGGGGTCTCACGGGGTTTGCCCGCACCGCCCTGCTGCGACGCATCAGCTCCAGCCTCGAGGCCGGGTACATCAGCGTCAGCCGGATGCTGCGGGGGGAATCGGCCGTCGAGGTGTCCGAGGTGGAAGAGGACGAGGAAGGGGCCGCCGCCGAGCCCACCAGCGGGATGCGGGCGAAGCTCGAGGAGTTGCAGTGGGTGCTGGGGCGGGCCCGCACCCATGACCCCAAGATCAGGCTCGCCATCGAGCTGCTGGACGGGGCTCCGGCAGCCACCCGCGGCCAGCCGGACTGGCGGCGGGACGGGTGCATCCTCTTCTCGCAGTACCTCGATACCGCCGATGCGGTCGCCCGGGCGCTGAGCCGCCACTTCCCCGGCATCCCGGTAGGCCTGTACACCAACGAGGTGCAGAGCGGGGTCTACCAGGACGGCGTGTTCCAGAGCTGCGAGCGTCAGACCCTCAAGGAGCAGGTCCGGGACGGCGCCCTGACGCTGCTGGTGGGGACGGACGCGGCCTCCGAGGGGCTGAACCTGCAACGGCTGTCCAACCTCATCAACATCGACCTGCCGTGGAACCCGACACGGCTCGAGCAGCGCAAGGGGCGCATCCAGCGCATCGGGCAGAAGCACGCGACGGTGCGCATCTACAACATGCGGTACCGGGGTTCGATTGAAGACCGGGTGCATCAGCGGCTCTCCGAGCGCTTCGGGGACATCACCGCGCTCTTTGGGCTGATCCCGCAGGTGCTCGAAGACCACTGGGTGGAACTCGCCAAGGCCAACGAACAGCGGGTGAAGGTGCTGCTGGACTACGTGGGGGAAGCGGAGAAGACGACCCTGCTCCATCCCTTCGAGCGCGTGAACCAGCAGGTGCCTGACCTGAGTCACTGGGACGAGTGCACGGCGGTGCTGAAGAGTGCCGAGGCGGGGGCGCACCTGCGGCAGGGGTGGGGGACGTTGGGGGGTCAGAACCGCTCAGAGAGCTGA
- a CDS encoding MDR family MFS transporter: MTTPPSAPPGRINYAQTLDLRTKRVILFGVLLGLFLSALDQTIVATAMPRIAEELDGLNLYTWVTTAYLLTNTALVPIYGKLSDLYGRKPVLMFGIVVFLIGSALCGLAGEPFFGNLFGGGMMQLVVFRGLQGVGAAALGSVAFAIIADLFEPIDRPRYQGLFGAVFGISSVAGPLLGGFLTDQISWRWVFYVNLPLGLIALAFISAKMPRLASGLQARVDWLGAFLILVFTVPLLLALTWGANQTYAWTSPTLLGLFGLSAAALVAFLWVEGRHPSPILPLTLFSNPTFAWGAVARFLIGAGFLGAILFLSLYLVNVQGVSATAAGTATIPLTVGLIIGSVGSGQIASRIGRYKVLMLIGLMTAALGFFALSTLNADTAYGGVVLRMVLLGLGLGPALPLYTTALQLSVKPWEIGVATSAGQFFQQMGSTIGTAIFGALLTAGLASQFTANFERAKVDQPPAVQAILTQSERAAAANTGGGFGEGAPAGGGDPAAQFAQARREIEAAVASGNSAALGQIAQNPALPAGLREGLGRIPAQALATPEGRAGVAQTLAGQFRAFEIAGQKTARVVKESFAGAIANIYRWSIGVALLALLATLMMPNLALPTRQKGERGAPAHVEL, encoded by the coding sequence ATGACCACTCCCCCCAGTGCGCCGCCCGGCCGCATCAACTACGCCCAGACGCTCGACTTGCGCACCAAGCGCGTGATCCTCTTCGGGGTGCTGCTGGGCCTCTTTCTCAGCGCGCTCGACCAGACCATCGTGGCGACCGCCATGCCGCGCATCGCCGAGGAACTCGACGGCCTGAACCTCTACACCTGGGTCACCACCGCCTACCTGCTCACCAACACGGCGCTGGTGCCCATCTACGGCAAGCTCTCGGACCTGTACGGCCGCAAGCCGGTTCTGATGTTCGGGATCGTGGTCTTTTTGATCGGTTCGGCGCTGTGCGGCCTCGCGGGTGAGCCGTTTTTCGGCAACCTGTTCGGCGGCGGCATGATGCAGCTTGTGGTGTTCCGGGGTCTGCAAGGCGTCGGCGCGGCGGCGCTGGGGTCGGTGGCCTTTGCCATCATCGCGGACCTGTTCGAGCCGATTGACCGCCCGCGCTACCAGGGCCTGTTCGGGGCGGTCTTCGGCATCAGCAGCGTGGCGGGGCCGCTGCTGGGCGGCTTCCTGACCGATCAGATCTCCTGGCGCTGGGTCTTTTACGTCAACCTGCCGCTGGGGCTGATCGCGCTGGCCTTTATCTCGGCCAAGATGCCCCGGCTCGCCAGCGGCCTCCAGGCGCGGGTGGACTGGCTGGGCGCTTTCCTGATTCTGGTGTTCACCGTGCCGCTGCTGCTGGCGCTGACCTGGGGCGCCAACCAGACCTACGCCTGGACCAGCCCCACCCTGCTGGGCCTGTTCGGCCTCAGCGCCGCCGCGCTGGTCGCCTTCCTGTGGGTCGAGGGCCGTCATCCCAGCCCGATCCTGCCGCTGACCCTGTTCAGCAACCCGACCTTCGCCTGGGGCGCGGTCGCGCGCTTTCTGATCGGCGCGGGGTTCCTGGGGGCGATCCTCTTCCTGAGCCTGTATCTCGTCAACGTGCAGGGGGTCAGCGCGACCGCCGCCGGCACCGCCACCATTCCGCTGACCGTGGGCCTGATCATCGGGTCGGTGGGGTCCGGGCAGATCGCCAGCCGCATCGGCCGCTACAAGGTCCTGATGCTGATCGGCCTGATGACCGCTGCGCTGGGCTTTTTCGCGCTGAGCACGCTGAACGCCGATACCGCCTACGGCGGCGTGGTGCTGCGGATGGTGCTGCTGGGCCTGGGCCTCGGCCCCGCGCTGCCGCTGTACACCACCGCCCTGCAACTCTCGGTCAAGCCCTGGGAGATCGGCGTGGCGACGAGCGCCGGGCAGTTTTTCCAGCAGATGGGCAGCACCATCGGCACCGCGATTTTCGGCGCGCTGCTGACCGCCGGACTCGCCAGCCAGTTCACGGCCAACTTCGAGCGGGCCAAGGTGGACCAGCCCCCCGCCGTGCAGGCGATCCTGACCCAGAGCGAGCGCGCGGCGGCGGCCAACACGGGCGGCGGTTTCGGGGAGGGCGCCCCGGCGGGCGGCGGGGACCCGGCGGCGCAGTTCGCCCAGGCTCGCCGCGAGATCGAGGCGGCCGTGGCGAGTGGCAACAGCGCTGCGCTGGGCCAGATCGCTCAGAACCCGGCCCTCCCCGCCGGGCTGCGCGAGGGTCTGGGCCGCATCCCCGCGCAGGCCCTCGCCACGCCGGAAGGCCGCGCGGGCGTGGCCCAGACCCTGGCGGGGCAGTTCCGCGCCTTCGAGATCGCCGGGCAAAAGACCGCGCGGGTCGTGAAGGAGTCCTTCGCGGGCGCGATTGCCAACATCTACCGCTGGAGCATCGGCGTGGCCCTGCTGGCCCTGCTCGCCACCCTGATGATGCCCAACCTCGCGCTGCCCACCCGCCAGAAGGGCGAGCGCGGCGCGCCCGCGCACGTCGAGCTGTAG